The DNA window TGTTAAGTATCAAGAGAATATTTCTCAACTTCTTAAGAAATGATCGGACCACAAATTGTGCGAAACGATCTGATGAATCTTATGACTAGTttaaactcaaataagacaattcaaataagaaaaataaatgcAGTAAGAAAATAACACAAGTGATGTTtatagatgttcggagactCAAGCTCTTACGTCACATATTATTCCACTTATGAAAGGATTTCAATAGAAGACTTTGGTTTTACAAAACTTGTAACAACCCACTTCGACTTTAGGACTTATCCACTATCTAAATCGAAACTCCTAGTAACTTCTTACAATAGTTGAGACACACAGTCTAACAACCAATATAGAAATAAGATGATGAATCATGAAACTCAAACTGCAGGAAACTGCCTAAACGATCTTGGTACAAAACAGTCGAGTTGTTTGACAGAAACCTTGAAGATCTTTGATGATTTGAATATGCATTCTTTGGAACGATAGCTGATGAACAATGAATAAGTATCAAAGTGACAAGTGTTATGAAGTATTTTTACCAATACAAGCTTGAATCTTCTATGTTATTTTCTATCTTGGCATTCTACATATTTTTGTTCAACATTTGACTATAGCTCATTAAATGAGCATTAACGCAAAGACATTGTTGTTGCCATCCTTTCTTGTTTTATCGTACATTTCATTTAATGAGCAGATAGATATATACCAAATGTGATAGAAACGACAATTGACAACATAAAGTACCTAGCTATGCTCGTAGATTTTTGTGGAAAGCTTCTGATTTTCTGACACCCTGTTTGTTGGGTATGATTAGTCTACCAACATTTCTGAAAAACATGTAAGATTATTGTAATATATGTTGACTCAACTGTTTATAAATACTAACACTCGAGTAGTTTTCCACATACTAATGCGCAAGAGGCAATCAAGTATTTTAGTATTGCGAGACCGGTTGAAATGATTTAACTGAAATGGTTGAATACCTGTAACAATGAACAAACGATAACTTGATCTAATACACTAAGTTACTCTTTGTCATTATCAAAAACTAGTTTTTcacccgtgcgatgcacgggCATTTATTTTTTCTAATTAATGGTTAAAATTAGTAAATATGATAATCTGTTTCACTTTCTACATAAAATGACGGTTTAACAAACTGAAATGTCTATTGTTTTCATATACATAAAGATAATAACTATGAAACACGAATAAAAGAGTCATTTTTGTATTTCAGATGAAAAATAATATCACAGTTGTATTAGACAATGAACGTGATAATGATTTATGTACTATATAACAATAACTGGAATAAAAATAATGTGGTTTTAATTTGAATAATGGGTCATAATCTTCATCGAATTGACATGATACACTAACATATTCAGTATGAATTGATTAAATAACATATCAATTATATATTGATTATTAAACATTAACAATGTTAAAAGGATACTtacattatatataattttctcaTTTAGCAAATTCATTTTGGGGGATTTTACTAAATTGAGCATAAAATTAGCTTGTGTATAGATATGCGATGCACGAGATTTTagtttatataattaaatattaaaattattaagaATGCATATccgaataaaaaattaaaattaaaataacaatAAACCAAATGGATATAGATCATACAAttagaaaataaaaacaaattacaaattttgaaaaacttcCTTAAATACAACATTTGTTGTTGATTTTTTCGGGTTGCTATCACTATcacatatcaaaatttttagacccttaGGATTCGTAACTCTGGATACAGCAACGTACAATTGACCATGACTAAAAACATGGTTCTTCAAAAAAGTCCTACATGAGACAATGATTGCCCCTAGCTTTTGTTTATTGTCATTGCATATAATATAATCAAAGGATATTGTCTTCGTTGAAATTTAAAGGGAAGTCTTGGACCAGAAGGCGTCAATGACATTCTTGGAATAAGTACTTTATGACCTGCATTACTTCCAGTTATAATTAGTCCTTCCAAAACATGGTTTTACGAGCCTTGTCACGATCAATCTAGTACCATTGCATAATCCAAGAGAATGATCTATGTTCCGCAGCAACATAACCGGATTTCCAACCTTCAAATTTAACTCGTGATTCGGTACTCCAGAACATCTTATTCCATTTAAGAATTCAGGGGTATGCAAATCATTCAGCAGATCAACATTTCTATCTGACTGGCACGTCGTATCAGAACTTAAATACAACCGTCCTTCTAAATGGTTTAGAGATATCATGTATTCATTTATGGACTGAACGACATCAAGTGTTGGTGCCAAAATAGCTCTTTGCTGAAAATATGCATTATTGTTGAAATTGTTGTCTAAAGACGGATACGTACTCTCAACTATTGCTGCAATAGAATCATTGCAATCTTTGATCAAAAGTTCATCAGGAATATCTATGGTCGCATAACCGTCATTCTGTTCTACAATTTCTCCAATTTTTCCATCTCCTGTATTAGCAATCCaatctgaaattttttttattttagcaCATTCTTCATCAGAACCTAAATTCTGTAATCGCATATTTTTTGTCAATCTCAAAACTATACAGTGTCTCCAAAGATATGAAGAATTGATAGTGGCGTGAACAATATCTTGCCTACTGCCTTTTGGAATAACAGGCAATATTTGTCGAAAATCGCCACCAAAAACAACTGTTTTGCCTCCAAAAGGCAAATGATGGCTCGAAGGATTGACAAATCTCATTATATCTTTCATGCTTTTATCCAAAGCTTCAAAACAAAACTTATGCGTCATTGGAGCCTCATCCCAAATGATAAGTTTAGATTTTACAATAAGCTCTGCAAGATGACTCCCTTGTTTGATATTGCATGTTGATTCTccattgggattaaatggaaTTGCAAAACGGGAATGAGCAGTTCTTCCACCAGGCAGCAGAAGAGATGCTATGGCACTGGATGCCACATTCAAGACAATTTCCCCCTTCGATCTCAAGTATGCAGACAGAGTCTTCCAGACAAATGTTTTTCCAGTACCTCCATATCCATATACAAAGAATACTTCTCCCTTATTTGAAACAACTGCTTTCATTATTGTATCATATACATGACGCTGCTCGGAGTTCAAATTATCAATGAGTTTATCATGTTGTTCCGATAAAGATCTTCTGTCAAACCGCAACTCGTCATATATAAGTTTATTTGGTGAAGACTGAAAATATTGATCACTGGGAAAATGCATTGATTGGAATTCACGTAAACTCTTTCCATAGCTTTGCAGTAGTTTTTCAATTTCAACCAATGCATAACTTCTAATTTCATCCTCATTTAATTCCAATtctacaaaagaaaaatagagatatataaataaatatgtgtgtgtgtgtgtgtgtgtgtgtaaacatatataaaaaatttattaattcatgCATACCTTGGTGTTGCAGCAAGTGTGAGGCCCAAGCCCTGGAGCCCAATTACAACCTTGGCCCAACTTTGCCCTAGGTATATAAAACTTATAACCCTTCACTTTTCACATTCTACACTacgttaaaaaatatataattctcTCAACTCCCAactctctcaagttttcttgGAGTCAACTTCGATTTCAAGACTAGCAAAAGATAGTAAGTGGAACGTATATTTTCCTGATATGTATAATATTTATCTTCATGGTGTGTTAAGATTGAATCTATGATGTATTGCATGTTGATCATTTTCAACAAATATTTTTGATAATGTCTTGATCTTGTTTGTGACCTTGTCTAGTAGGGTAAACTAGACTCTTACGATCCAGTCTGGGGAGTTAAGCCAGACATTCATGATCCAATCTGGGGAGTTAAGCCAGATAAATATGATCTGGTCTGGGGAGTTAAGCCAGATATTATGATCCCAACTGGGGAGTTAAACCAGATATTATGATCCAATCTGGGGAGTTAAGCCAGATATTTGATATTGATTGTTTTATGTTTTAGATCTACTTGTGAATAAGTTTCTAAAGATATGATCTAGTGATAAGACAAATGTTATAATGTttctttttaaaacttgaagATATGCTCCCTCCAATTACTGAGTGacgaccatatcactcaccccttacattttatttcagatgagaatgagatagaAGAGCAGGAATCAGCTgaattttggggatggtgattgGGCTAGACAATTTATAATCATTTGTTTTTGAATAAGTTGTGAACATTAGACTTGTTCTTCTGTCATTGGTTTTGTAAGACAATGAATTATTTGAATAAATTCTACTTTGGAATAAGACTGTTGTTTAGGCTTAGTGTTCTTggtttatttaattattgaatttttaagAACATTGCCGATGTTCATGCCATGcatctcggggcgtgacattttagtggtatcagagcaataggttCATAATCTTGATGGGAAATTTAAGTTACCTTAAGAAGATCGAATTTTGGGAATCAGTAGTTCGAAGCAATATcagaataaaattttattaatttaaatttgtaaCTAGTGAGGataagaaaaatcaaattttggtTAGATGTGATAGGATTTGGTGGTTGA is part of the Primulina eburnea isolate SZY01 chromosome 1, ASM2296580v1, whole genome shotgun sequence genome and encodes:
- the LOC140808850 gene encoding uncharacterized protein translates to MKAVVSNKGEVFFVYGYGGTGKTFVWKTLSAYLRSKGEIVLNVASSAIASLLLPGGRTAHSRFAIPFNPNGESTCNIKQGSHLAELIVKSKLIIWDEAPMTHKFCFEALDKSMKDIMRFVNPSSHHLPFGGKTVVFGGDFRQILPVIPKGSRQDIVHATINSSYLWRHCIVLRLTKNMRLQNLGSDEECAKIKKISDWIANTGDGKIGEIVEQNDGYATIDIPDELLIKDCNDSIAAIVESTYPSLDNNFNNNAYFQQRAILAPTLDVVQSINEYMISLNHLEGRLYLSSDTTCQSDRNVDLLNDLHTPEFLNGIRCSGVPNHELNLKVGNPVMLLRNIDHSLGLCNGTRLIVTRLVKPCFGRTNYNWK